ACCTTTACTTCCAGCCTTCATTTCCTTGTCCTCTTCTCAGCATTTGACTTTATGGACAAATCATCTCCTTCCCAGGAGCCACTGGCTTTGGACTCTCCCTGACTCTGACTCCTCCTTCACAGTCTAGTTCTGGCTTCTTGTCCTCAGCTTACTCCTTAAATGACAGCATTTTAGCCCACCTCCTTCCTTACTCTACATTCTTCCCCTGGCTGTTCCCATCCGCTCCTAAGCTTCAGCTACCACCTATATGCTGGGATTCCTACTCCCATGTCTTCAGCTCAGGTTACCTGTAAGCCCCACAGGCACCTAAAGTGCAAACTTGACCGAAACTGAAGCTGTCTTTTGCTCGTTTCCCTATAGTCACCTCCCTCAGCAAGTAGAGCTTCTACCTACCCGCTCTGCCCGAAGTCCCGGCTTCCTGCCTTACACCTCCCACTCACACCCTATCAGTCGCCCAGGCCTGCTGATTCCACCCCTCGACATCTCTGAATCTGtcgctttctctccctccccactgttTGTGACTTGCTTTTAGCCCCTCATCCTCTCTGCCCAGGGTGACTACAAATGCCACCTAAGCGGCCTCCCTCCATTGACTCCACCCTTCTGTCCTGCCTTCCACACCCAGCAGCCTGAGTGCTCCTTCTACAATGCAAAACAGATTATTTTAATCCTCTGCTAAAAGCAACAGCTTCCCCAAACTTCCAGGTGTAAAATCATGCCTTTACCTGCCTCTCCAAAAATGCCTCTAACTATTCCCTCTGGACTCCCTCCTTTCCAGCTGTCCTGGAGTTTAATACTGCCATGCTGCTGTTCCTGCTGCTTTCTGGGCCTGGAATGACCTTCTTTTGTCAAAACTCAGCTCAGGGATCCCATCCTCTGTCAAGCTTCCCTAACTCCACTGTATCTCCACTATACTCTGTGCAGACTTCAGGCACAGCACTGTCTCCCGTGAATAGTCTGTGAGGCCACTGAGGCAGGGACCGTGTTTTTCACTTTAGGGTTTTCAGAACCTGGCATAGTGCCCGACATGCAGAACTTAATAAAAGAAGCACTTATCAGTGCCATGACACCCATGGAGGGGTTGTGGGGCAACATTCTTGGCATGCAGCCCTCTGGCCCTGGTGTGGTTAATTAATGCCATTGTATCTACATCGTGACTGGCAAGTTGGCACACCATTATTCCCCAGGGAGCCAGGAGACTGGGGCTCAGCGTTGCTTCGCTTATTCTACATAGAATAAAGCTGAGGCGCAGAAGCCCCTGGCAGAGGGTCTTCTACAACCACACCTTCCGCCCAAGGGCAAGAGCCATCTTACACACAAGCAGGATAGAACCCGGTGGAGAGGCTTACCTTGTGTCCTAGGAGCTCCTTTGGGCAAGTGAGTTGGACCTGTTCAGAGCTTTCTTTTCCACAGCACTGAAACTAGAGAGGCAGAAAAGAACTTTTAGGACACaggagggagaagcagcagcTACGAATCTGGGTATCTCTGCTAAGGACAAGGGGTGCTGAGGCTGCAAGGCAGCTCTGAGGCCCATCACTGCAACCCAAACAGCCATTCTGGAGAGAGAGTGAAGAGTCACACAGTTGTGCTGGCAGAACAAGAAAATGACTTCACCAAAATCGCCCAAGTTTTATGATAGGAAGGGACTCAAGGCACCCTAAGCAAGGCAAGAAGCTCGCTGACGGTGTCTGTGTAAACTGCTGGGTTTTAGACAGGAATTGGGTGGGTTTTACATTCTTTCTTGAGCCTTGCTGAGTAGCTGAAGTTTTATAATGAGCTCAGGAAGGGCTCATTAACTGGGGACAAAGAGGAGACTAGCCACAGTAAAGCCCACGGACTAAAAGACCGGAGCTTGAAGACTGGCCAGCCAACAGGTGGTCTGCCTTCGGGCTCTTCAAAGATGAAGAAACCTGTGTGCTGCTTGACATCCTTGGGGCAGCTCAGGTGGAATGGGATAAATGTTTGGCATCTGGGATAAATGTTTGGCACCTTCCAGGACAGACGTGTGACAGACAGGAACTGGGCTACCTGAAAACCCTTGGCTAGGAGTTCAGAGCTACTTCTCCTTATCACAGTGGTTGAGAAGTCAGGATGACTCTGGCCTGGCCCATCTCCCCTGGAAGCGCTCCCTGATGAACTGCCTGTAGCTGGGAGCACTGCAGTGACAGCACGTTCTCAGAGCACGTTGCAGGAGAAAAGGAGCATGCCTGTCTTACGTGccccttcattttacaaatgagggggCTGAGTGAGGATCAGGGAGGCAAGGAACTTGCTCCAGGTCCCAAAGCTGTTCCATGGCAGAGCTGCAGCTAGAGATAAGCTTTTCTGACTTGAAGGTCACAGTTGTTTCCGTTACACCACAAGGCAACCCTTAAAAGAACCTGATGTTTACCTGggctgctttctcagtttcttgtTTGTGCTCTTTTGTCTTTTGGGGCTCATGTCGTGACTTCCACTTGTCTGCTCTGAGTCAGGCCTCTTTCTCTTCTAGGTTCTACACTTAATGCAAGTCGTGGCGCCCACAAGGGCTGAAATACAGCGCTGCTGCTTGACCTCACtcagtttattcttatttttaatccaGGTCATTAGAGAGAAACTGACTCATGCATAATCTTTAGAAGATGTGACTTTAAGGAAGAAGTAATGTCACTTACTGTTGAGTGGAAGGTAATGAGAGTTCCATTTCCCTTTTCCCTGTCTCTAAGGTAATCGTTATAAGCCTCTTCATACATGGTCTGAACATGTCGAACagcctgaaaacaaacaaacaaacaaacaagcaggaAAATGAGGGGACATGAGTGTGAAGTTTCAAATGTTCTCCTTTCATCAAGAAAAAGCCCCTCTTCCCTACCCTTCAAAAATATGGCCtttctatatgtttatctgtattttaagACAATTCTGCATATATGAAACAGATTATAGATTCTGGAGTTTCTAAGATGCTTTTGAAATGGAAGGATAGACTAACCAAGAATAATTTCTTATAGGAAGGAAGGTTTCTTAAAGTGGTGGAGGTTCTCCACCACTGAATGAACAGACCTGAATTAACATCAGCAGTCCCTGAAGCCCAGATTCCTGGACACCATCCAGGTGATTTTGATGTACAGCCAGGGAAGGAACCCATGTATGCCTGGGACTGCACTGGTTACAAGTACTCGGCTCTTTTCATGGCATGGTTTAAAAGGTGTTCATGACCAAGGAAAACTGTTTCATCATTCAACTATATTCAGCAGCACGTAACTCCAAATCCATAGAATCTCAAGAAGTCATAAGATCCAATTCCTCTAACCTACAAGCGTAACAGCTACTTTAGAAAAATTCCAAAGAGGGTGATATTTACTTATTATAcatgtttaacatttaaaaaatctaaaataagttCATAAACACAATATTGATAAGACACGAATTTATGTGAAATACAGTAAACTTAAGATTccattcttcctccttttccatttcactcctttttttttcctactgtgtgTTTAAAGCTAAAAAGGCCACTTCCTCTGTGGGTTCTCCTGATCACCTGTTCTGCACACCTACAGTTTGAGCACAAATCCAAACAAACTGGCTTCACCAGTGCCCAGGGGGCAGGCTGTAGTCTTTGAGGAGGACCTGGCCTCTGTCCAGGCCAAACCCTAAGGATGAAGGGCAGGCTAATAAAGGAAGAGAATTTGTGTTCTTCCCCATCCTTCTCTCTCATGTTTGCAGTCCAACTCCCACCACATTCCAAACGTGATCATTTTAAATTAgagatactttttttaaaaacaaaaaaccccatagATCCCTTTATAAATCTAATGAAAGCTATGAACTATTTCCCCAGAAATAGGTGTGCACATAAATGCATGGACACGCATACACACATGTGCTCAACTGCACACCATACTTCTAGGTTAAAAAGCTCTATGTAAATGATACTTGACGGGGTTATTCGGTTTTGTCATATCTTTGTGGGTATCAATATTCTCATATGCTTTGCCATAAAGAGTACACTTTAACCATTATTAAAAAGCAACTTTAAGTAATATTTACTTACTACTTCCTTGCCTATAAAAGCAAATACTCCAGTGGTTACTTCAGCAGCGAATATCACCAGCAGGCAGGTGAAAAACTgtagagaagagaaaatacaaactTCATTAATTCAATACCTTTTcagtttatttaacctctttgatTCTAGTTCCATTTGCAAAACATTGGGCAAGGTTATTAGTCTGAACGGCTCTAGCAGGAAGCGTTTGGCCCCTTAGGCTGCTTGCagtttgttcactcattcattcactcattaattcattcagcaattGTTTACCAAGCATTTGCTATGAGCCAGGTACTGCCCATGGTGCTGGGTATGCAGTGGTGAAAGAGATAAGATCTCAGTGTTTCTGCGACCATGGACCTCACAGCAGAAAGGGGAAGCTATGATAAGTAAGCAAGCAATAAAAAAGTGGGTAAGATAATTTCAGATAGTGATATAGAAATCCCACTTCCTAGAACTGTGCCTGGGGTCCGTACGTTCAGTGAATACTTGATGAACAAAAGAGGTtctataaagatataaaataggACTAGGAGACGGAGTGTGACTGGTGGGGCCTGGGTTTGGGGAGGGTGTGAGCTGAGGCTGCGTGATCTGGCAGGCTTCTCTGAGGTGAAAGAGGGTGGAGGTGAAGGGTGTCCTTCTAGACGGATTTCTGTTCTGGTCTCTTGGGTCTGCTCTGATCAAACTAAGTTCAGTGATAAATAAGACATGAGATGCTCCCcaagaggggaaagagaaagaatggaaAACTTGGGAAACTTACACAGCAAAAGATCAAAAGAAGCAGCCACAGTTAAAACAGCAAAGACGGCAGTGAGCAAGGAGAGGCTGGCTGATAAAACTGCCGTTCCCGACTCCTCATGGAGAAACACAAAACCTTTCTTCCCGCCCCTCTTCTTCCTTTGGTCATACTGGCCCTGGGTGTATAACATTTGactgaaattatttcttttttcttttcttttcttttctcttttaaacagaGGCTGCTTGTTAAAATAAACCAGAATAGGGGTGCTTGGTCAAGTTACAGATCTCAAACAGCGACGCTTTTCTTGCAGGTAACGGCACTTCCTTGGCTGTAAGGATCTTGCAGCTGCCTCCTTCACTGTGAAACATTATCAGGCATTTTCCTCCCAGACATCTTCGTAACTAAtgacctaattttttttcccactttccaTTGAGATAGGGACAAAGATAATATTATTCTTAtgcaagagacagagaaagcaagaCTCAGGGAAAGGGAGTGAGTTCTAGTCCCAGTGGGTCTGAGGAGCTGGCTGGCGCTGGAGGCCAGTCGTCCAGCTCCCTTAAAACCAAGTCCCTCCCGCCATGTCCCACTTACAGATCCAAGAACACACTGCGACTCTCGCATGGCTCCGCAGCACCCGAAAAAGCCCACGGCCATCATCAGGGCCCCTGCTCCAACCAGCACATAGAGCCCTGCAGGGAAGAGACCAGAGAAGACACTGACCACTCTGGGTCTGCTCTTTCCCTGAACACCAGCGCTAGCCACTGCCCCAGGGCTCCCACCCAGCAGAGCGTTTGGTTGTTAATGCTATAATGGTAACCCTTGTGGAATGCTTGCTGAGTGCTTCATACACCTGACTTAACCTGCACAAGGATCCTGAGGGGGAGGGGCTTACTATGATCCCCAGGGAACAAAGAAAGCCCATGCTTAGAGAGGGGAAGccctgctcagggtcacacaacCAGCAAGGATTGGAAACCACATCTGTTCCTACATGCCAGGCACATAACCTTTCAGATTTCCACCAGCCCTATAAAGTGGGTGTTAGTACCATCCACATGAAGTTGATGGAATTGAGCCCAGGGCGGTAAGCAGCCAgtgtcagagctgggattcaaacccacgCCTCAGGAGCCCTGTGGCCTCTCGTGACACTCTGAAATTAGTGGCTGTCTCCATCTGTGAGGACAAAGTGTCTggaagggaaaggggatggaTGATCTGCCCAGGCACAGATGGGGAAGCAGGGAAGCGGGGACAGAAGAGGGGGGCTTCTGGttaaggagaggaggggaggacacAGCAGTAAGGCAGTAAGATTTTGTGTGAATTATAAACTGTAGAGGGCAATTGCATATACCCTGGACATGGGCAAGGTTGTTAAGCTACGAGAAAACAGCCAATTAGCCAGTAAGTGGAGGTAATAAGGTAATATACACCAAATAATGTTATCAATATCACATTGGCTGCATTTATTAAGGGCTAATTTTTTCCAGTCACTGTTCTAACCACCTAGTACAGATTTGTTAGTTTAATCTTCATGAAGCAGGTAccattattatctctattttttagACAGAGGAACCGGGCCCCcaaaaggttaagtgatttgcccaagatcatagAACTGGGATAAAACACCCATATGCCCCTAAAGCCAGCTCATCACCATCACCCCACCCTCCTCTGTAACAGTAACAGCAGCCTTAATGTGGTAGTAATTTCACTTAGTTCCCAAGTCAAGCCACAGGAACAGCCGTTCTTACGGagaaagaaaagggcagaaaCGTCATGTTCTTGTTCTGAGGGAAATCAAGCCAAGCCGtctctgtatttccttttctgatcCTGAGATAAGTTAGAACACAACATGGGGCCTGGCACTAGACTTGCTTAGAATAACGCTAATCGCCGctattttcagcatttttcatCTGAGTCACCTGGAAACCACTCCCAttcaggagagggaggggagctggcCCCACCTCTGCGGGGAAACCCTGGGGCTGGCCTGCAGGGTGCCTCCGGGAACCCTCTGGTGCTGATGGTGGTTTGTGGGCAGACTCTGTTCTGCCAGAGCGGGCAGCGGGCCAGGCTGCTCGGCTTCCTGTACCACCCAGGCTGCTTTCGGGACCTTCTCAGGGTCAGGGAAGCCCTGCTGCTCCCAGCTCCTGAgacaggtatttatttatttcctgctatgcaggctctgccacttccttccctttttttttttttaaaaaaagaaaaaaaaaaaaacccgaaaaaacaaaacaaaacaaaaaaacccataggGAATGGATGTGGTAACGAGAAGTGatactatattaaaaataatactattgTTGGCCCCACTGCCCAAACACCTTAacgttaaaaaaattttctttatttttcaaagctcTTGAGTTTCTATCATCTCCTTGGCTTGTCAAAACATCCCCACTAAGTAAGGCAAGTATTATATGCATTTCTGTTTTACTAACGAGGGTCAGAGGCAGGAAGGTTCCAGGCAGGACACACAGACCCGGAGCTCCCATTCCCACCCCACTGGTAATGTTCCCTCACAGAATGTCTCAGGGGTGGGCCACCTTAGCATGTTTATTTCCTGCTTACAACATTCATTATCTCCCCTTTGCTACATGATGCAGCCTGCAGATCCTGCTTGGAGTCACAGCCCAGAAACTAGACCCGCTGGGACCCTTATCCATCCCACACTCCAGCCACGTGGGAATCCACCAGGATCTGACCTGCCTGCTCTTCCATGTTGTGCCTTTGTGGGTTCTCATGCATGTCTTTCTCTGCAGATGTTAAGTCCACAAGCAAACCTTATTCACCCTACTTAGAATAATGCCAGGCACAACACAGAATTCTTG
This Camelus bactrianus isolate YW-2024 breed Bactrian camel chromosome 9, ASM4877302v1, whole genome shotgun sequence DNA region includes the following protein-coding sequences:
- the TSPAN2 gene encoding tetraspanin-2, with amino-acid sequence MGRFRGGLRCIKYLLLGFNLLFWLAGSAVIAFGLWFRFGGTMKDFSSEDKSPEYFYMGLYVLVGAGALMMAVGFFGCCGAMRESQCVLGSFFTCLLVIFAAEVTTGVFAFIGKEVAVRHVQTMYEEAYNDYLRDREKGNGTLITFHSTFQCCGKESSEQVQLTCPKELLGHKNCIEEIETIISVKLQLIGIVGIGIAGLTIFGMIFSMVLCCAIRNSRDVI